The following are encoded together in the Scomber japonicus isolate fScoJap1 chromosome 20, fScoJap1.pri, whole genome shotgun sequence genome:
- the cdk5r1b gene encoding cyclin-dependent kinase 5 activator 1b — translation MGTVLSLSPSYRKAALFEDGPATVGHYTAVQNSKNAKDKNLKRHSLINVLPWKRIVAVSAKKKGSKKVQPNGTYQNNVTHLNNENLKKSQSCANLSTFTQDQSTPALTKTSNNTVSSVKKAPLANSNVAPGTPKRVIVQASTSELLRCLGEFLCRRCYRLKHLSPTDPVLWLRSVDRSLLLQGWQDQGFITPANVVFVYMLCRDVVSSEVATEHELQAVLLTCLYLSYSYMGNEISYPLKPFLVESSKETFWDRCLSIINLMSAKMLQINSDPHYFTQVFADLKNESQKEEERSRLLIGLDR, via the coding sequence ATGGGAACCGTGCTGTCTTTGTCACCCAGCTACCGAAAGGCGGCTCTGTTTGAGGACGGACCGGCCACCGTGGGCCACTACACGGCCGTCCAGAACAGCAAGAACGCCAAAGACAAGAACCTGAAGCGCCACTCGCTCATCAACGTCCTCCCATGGAAGCGGATTGTAGCGGTGTCGGCCAAGAAGAAAGGCTCCAAGAAGGTGCAGCCCAACGGCACCTACCAGAACAATGTCACCCACCTCAACAATGAGAACCTGAAGAAGTCCCAGTCCTGCGCCAACCTCTCCACCTTCACCCAGGATCAGAGCACTCCAGCTCTCACCAAGACCTCCAACAACACAGTATCGTCTGTCAAGAAGGCCCCTCTGGCCAACTCCAATGTGGCCCCCGGGACTCCTAAGAGAGTGATCGTCCAGGCCTCCACTAGCGAGCTGCTGCGTTGCCTTGGGGAGTTTCTGTGCCGGCGTTGTTACCGACTCAAACACCTGTCCCCTACTGATCCCGTGCTGTGGCTGCGCAGCGTGGACCGCTCCTTGCTGCTGCAGGGCTGGCAGGACCAAGGATTCATCACTCCTGCTAACGTAGTCTTTGTCTACATGCTGTGCCGTGACGTGGTTTCCTCCGAGGTCGCCACGGAGCACGAGCTGCAGGCCGTGCTCCTCACCTGCCTCTACTTGTCTTACTCCTACATGGGCAACGAGATCTCCTACCCGCTCAAGCCCTTCTTAGTGGAGAGCTCCAAGGAGACCTTCTGGGACCGCTGCCTGTCCATCATCAACCTGATGAGCGCAAAGATGCTCCAGATCAACTCCGACCCGCACTACTTCACTCAGGTGTTCGCCGACCTGAAGAACGAGAgccagaaggaggaggagaggagccgCTTGCTCATCGGCCTGGACCGGTGA